One window of Microbacterium sediminis genomic DNA carries:
- the secA gene encoding preprotein translocase subunit SecA, translating into MANPFEKLLRAGEGRVRRRLQQVVRAVGALEEDYESLTDEELRNETAELRARYEAGETLDQLMPEAFAAVREAAKRTLGMRPYDVQVMGGAALHLGNIAEMKTGEGKTLVATMPAYLNAIAGKGVHVITVNDFLASYQAELMGRVYRALGMTTGIIVSGQKPAERREQYAADITYGTNNEFGFDYLRDNMAWRKEDIVQRGHFYAIVDEVDSILIDEARTPLIISGPAQGDANRWFNEFAKIARTLEEGVDYEVDEKKRTVGVLEAGIEKVEDYLGIDNLYESANTPLISFLNNSIKALALFKRDTDYVVMNDEVMIVDEHTGRILVGRRYNEGIHQAIEAKEGVPVKAENQTLATVTLQNYFRLYEKLSGMTGTAETEAAEFMSTYKLGVIPIPTNKPMARKDQPDLVYATEQGKFAQVVEDIAERHEKGQPILVGTVSVEKSEYLSRLLSKKGIRHEVLNAKNHAREAEIVARAGRLGAVTVATNMAGRGTDIMLGGNAEFLAVQQMKEKGLDPNETPEAYEAEWDAVFEQVKAQVEAEAAQVREAGGLYVLGTERHESRRIDNQLRGRSGRQGDPGESRFYLSLQDDLMRRFQRGGTDALLARGVEEDVAIDWKIVGRLIKSAQSQIESRNAESRKNVLKYDDVLNRQREAIYRDRRHILEGDEIKDRVQHFLEDAITSVVDQHTSEGHSEGWDFDALWAELKTLYPIGVTIDEVVAEAAGRKGGITAEALKRELISDAKIAYEKREQELGETAMRELERRVVLQVLDRRWRDHLYEMDYLKDGIGLRAMAQRDPLIEYQREGYAMFQSMMDQIKEEAIGFLFHLEVQVRRAGDGEAAEVEAQGLGEQGPQQLEYSAPSEDGDIEVRNDRGQVQRAAQSEAKAPRTAPQSAFGAAADNAAGTNRAARRAKKK; encoded by the coding sequence GTGGCGAACCCCTTCGAGAAGCTGCTCCGCGCCGGTGAAGGGCGCGTGCGCAGGCGGCTGCAGCAGGTCGTGCGAGCGGTCGGCGCGCTCGAGGAGGACTACGAGTCGCTCACCGACGAGGAGCTGCGGAACGAGACCGCCGAGCTGCGCGCGCGGTACGAGGCGGGCGAGACGCTCGACCAGCTCATGCCCGAGGCGTTCGCCGCGGTCCGCGAGGCGGCAAAGCGCACCCTCGGCATGCGGCCGTACGACGTGCAGGTCATGGGTGGTGCCGCCCTGCACCTCGGCAACATCGCCGAGATGAAGACCGGTGAGGGCAAGACCCTCGTGGCGACCATGCCGGCGTACCTCAACGCGATCGCCGGCAAGGGCGTCCACGTCATCACCGTCAACGACTTCCTCGCCTCGTACCAGGCTGAGCTCATGGGCCGCGTCTACCGCGCCCTCGGCATGACGACAGGCATCATCGTGTCGGGCCAGAAGCCGGCCGAGCGCCGCGAGCAGTACGCCGCCGACATCACCTACGGCACGAACAACGAGTTCGGCTTCGACTACCTCCGCGACAACATGGCCTGGCGCAAGGAGGACATCGTCCAGCGCGGCCACTTCTACGCGATCGTCGACGAGGTCGACTCGATCCTCATCGACGAGGCCCGCACCCCGCTGATCATCTCCGGCCCGGCCCAGGGCGACGCGAACCGCTGGTTCAACGAGTTCGCCAAGATCGCCCGCACGCTCGAGGAGGGCGTCGACTACGAGGTCGACGAGAAGAAGCGCACGGTGGGCGTGCTCGAGGCGGGCATCGAGAAGGTCGAGGACTACCTCGGCATCGACAACCTCTACGAGTCGGCCAACACCCCGCTGATCTCGTTCCTGAACAACTCGATCAAGGCGCTCGCGCTGTTCAAGCGCGACACCGACTACGTCGTCATGAACGACGAGGTCATGATCGTCGACGAGCACACGGGCCGCATCCTCGTGGGGCGCCGCTACAACGAGGGCATCCACCAGGCCATCGAGGCCAAGGAGGGCGTGCCGGTCAAGGCCGAGAACCAGACGCTGGCCACCGTCACGCTGCAGAACTACTTCCGCCTCTACGAGAAGCTCTCGGGCATGACGGGCACGGCCGAGACCGAGGCCGCCGAGTTCATGTCGACCTACAAGCTCGGCGTGATCCCGATCCCGACGAACAAGCCGATGGCCCGCAAGGACCAGCCCGACCTCGTCTACGCGACCGAGCAGGGCAAGTTCGCCCAGGTCGTCGAGGACATCGCGGAGCGCCACGAGAAGGGTCAGCCGATCCTCGTCGGCACCGTGAGCGTCGAGAAGAGCGAGTACCTCTCGCGCCTGCTGTCGAAGAAGGGCATCCGGCACGAGGTCCTCAACGCCAAGAACCACGCGCGCGAGGCCGAGATCGTCGCCCGCGCCGGCCGCCTCGGTGCGGTCACGGTCGCGACGAACATGGCGGGCCGCGGCACCGACATCATGCTCGGCGGCAACGCCGAGTTCCTCGCGGTGCAGCAGATGAAGGAGAAGGGGCTCGACCCCAACGAGACGCCCGAGGCGTACGAGGCCGAGTGGGACGCCGTCTTCGAGCAGGTCAAGGCCCAGGTCGAGGCCGAGGCGGCGCAGGTGCGCGAGGCGGGCGGGCTCTACGTGCTCGGCACCGAGCGCCACGAATCGCGCCGCATCGACAACCAGCTGCGCGGACGCTCCGGCCGCCAGGGCGACCCCGGCGAGAGCCGCTTCTACCTGTCGCTGCAGGACGACCTCATGCGCCGCTTCCAGCGCGGCGGCACCGACGCGCTGCTCGCGCGCGGGGTCGAGGAGGACGTCGCGATCGACTGGAAGATCGTCGGCCGCCTCATCAAGAGCGCGCAGTCGCAGATCGAGTCGCGCAACGCGGAGTCGCGCAAGAACGTCCTCAAGTACGACGACGTGCTCAACCGCCAGCGCGAGGCGATCTACCGCGACCGCCGGCACATCCTCGAGGGCGACGAGATCAAGGATCGCGTGCAGCACTTCCTCGAGGACGCGATCACGTCGGTCGTCGACCAGCACACGTCCGAGGGCCACAGCGAGGGCTGGGACTTCGACGCGCTGTGGGCCGAGCTGAAGACCCTGTACCCGATCGGCGTCACGATCGACGAGGTCGTCGCCGAAGCGGCGGGGCGCAAGGGCGGCATCACGGCCGAGGCGCTCAAGCGCGAGCTCATCAGCGACGCGAAGATCGCCTACGAGAAGCGCGAGCAGGAGCTGGGCGAGACCGCGATGCGCGAGCTGGAGCGACGCGTCGTGCTGCAGGTGCTCGATCGCCGCTGGCGCGACCACCTCTACGAGATGGACTACCTCAAGGACGGCATCGGCCTGCGGGCCATGGCCCAGCGCGACCCCCTCATCGAGTACCAGCGCGAGGGCTACGCGATGTTCCAGTCGATGATGGACCAGATCAAGGAGGAGGCCATCGGCTTCCTATTCCACCTCGAGGTCCAGGTGCGCCGCGCCGGCGACGGCGAGGCGGCCGAGGTCGAGGCCCAGGGCCTGGGCGAGCAGGGCCCGCAGCAGCTCGAGTACTCCGCCCCCAGCGAGGACGGCGACATCGAGGTGCGCAACGACCGCGGACAGGTGCAGCGCGCGGCGCAGAGCGAGGCGAAGGCACCGCGCACCGCCCCGCAGAGCGCCTTCGGCGCCGCCGCCGACAACGCGGCCGGCACGAACCGCGCCGCGCGCCGCGCGAAGAAGAAGTAA
- a CDS encoding stealth family protein: MTFLNTEHPSQDDVTRRATAAGAHPRPVTGLPHLVESITPAEAEAADLLALAEILEHAGLAPLLLRRSSGRPALAVAHADRDTALAALDRAAAEAPWAARRPGGRLLPLGGGAARAFGRHDVATLFRPRVVPGARPETVSPAGMLRYGHETGIRLEFWRFEGDQVIAPRPNALTRRHMDAEDLAFETVERYGRSWRTMRGMFTPLAHEFTEDVDIVFSWVDGSSSEFQRKRAERMGAYVVGDGDDHAARFRQVDELRYALRSVHMFAPWIRTIWIATDSPAPAWLKEHPKVRIVRSEEFFADPTVLPTHNSHAVEAQLHRIPGIAEHFLYSNDDMFFGRPVRPELFFTASGLTKFVECDVRIGIGPSRTHRSGHDNAARVNREVLESRFGRVITRDLQHCATPHRRSVMFELEREFPQEFRRTAAARFRSATDVSVTNSLYHYYAAFTGRALATTVPRTRYIQTTRASALARLEQLLTRRDADMFCLNDGSVPEIPEELRERVVRDTLEAYFPVKAPWER; encoded by the coding sequence ATGACGTTTCTGAACACCGAGCACCCGTCGCAGGACGACGTGACCCGCCGAGCGACCGCCGCGGGCGCCCACCCGCGGCCCGTGACGGGGCTGCCGCACCTCGTCGAGTCGATCACGCCCGCCGAGGCCGAGGCGGCCGATCTCCTCGCCCTCGCCGAGATCCTCGAGCACGCGGGCCTGGCGCCGCTGCTGCTGCGGCGCTCCAGCGGCCGCCCGGCCCTGGCCGTCGCCCACGCCGACCGCGACACGGCGCTCGCGGCGCTCGACCGCGCGGCGGCCGAGGCCCCGTGGGCCGCGCGCCGCCCCGGCGGCCGCCTGCTGCCCCTCGGCGGTGGCGCCGCGCGCGCGTTCGGCCGGCACGACGTGGCCACGCTGTTCCGCCCGCGCGTGGTCCCCGGCGCGCGGCCCGAGACGGTGTCGCCCGCCGGCATGCTGCGCTACGGGCACGAGACGGGCATCCGCCTGGAGTTCTGGCGGTTCGAGGGCGACCAGGTCATCGCCCCTCGGCCGAACGCCCTCACCCGCCGGCACATGGACGCCGAGGACCTGGCGTTCGAGACCGTGGAGCGCTACGGGCGGTCGTGGCGCACGATGCGCGGTATGTTCACACCCCTGGCCCACGAGTTCACCGAGGACGTCGACATCGTCTTCTCGTGGGTGGACGGATCCTCCAGCGAGTTCCAGCGCAAGCGCGCCGAGCGGATGGGCGCCTACGTGGTCGGCGACGGCGACGACCACGCCGCGCGGTTCCGGCAGGTCGACGAGCTGCGCTACGCCCTGCGCAGCGTGCACATGTTCGCGCCGTGGATCCGCACCATCTGGATCGCGACCGACAGCCCCGCGCCCGCATGGCTGAAGGAGCACCCGAAGGTGCGCATCGTGCGCAGCGAGGAGTTCTTCGCCGACCCGACCGTGCTGCCCACGCACAACTCCCACGCGGTCGAGGCGCAGCTGCACCGCATCCCCGGCATCGCCGAGCACTTCCTCTACTCCAACGACGACATGTTCTTCGGCCGCCCGGTGCGACCCGAGCTGTTCTTCACCGCGTCGGGCCTGACGAAGTTCGTCGAGTGCGACGTGCGCATCGGCATCGGCCCCTCGCGCACGCACCGCAGCGGTCACGACAACGCGGCGCGGGTGAACCGCGAGGTGCTCGAGAGCCGCTTCGGCCGGGTGATCACGCGCGACCTGCAGCACTGCGCGACCCCCCACCGGCGCAGCGTGATGTTCGAGCTCGAGCGCGAGTTCCCCCAGGAGTTCCGCCGGACGGCGGCCGCGCGCTTCCGCAGCGCGACCGACGTGTCGGTCACGAACTCGCTGTACCACTACTACGCCGCCTTCACCGGTCGCGCGCTCGCCACCACGGTGCCGCGCACCCGCTACATCCAGACCACCCGCGCCTCGGCGCTGGCCCGGCTGGAGCAGCTGCTCACGCGCCGCGACGCCGACATGTTCTGCCTCAACGACGGCAGCGTTCCGGAGATCCCCGAGGAGCTGCGCGAGCGGGTCGTGCGCGACACCCTCGAGGCGTACTTCCCCGTCAAGGCGCCCTGGGAGCGCTGA
- a CDS encoding phosphodiesterase yields MAEMASARIAEYSHPSHLLVHLSDTHLRAQGGVFDIDAAAHVRRILDQVEASGARPDAIVFTGDLVDLGEREAYAQLRAIVEPAARRLGARLVWVMGNHDDRDGFRRELLGESGTDPVDAVHDIDGLRLIVLDTSVPGAHHGEVSDAQLEWLELELAIPAPHGTILAMHHPPVPCVLDLATVVELRDQRRLARVLRGTDVRSILAGHVHFSTTATFAGIPVSVASSSCYTQDLGVADGGMAPRDGAQSYNLVHVYDETVVHSVVPFSDAPAAEFTPAAETRRRLAEAGVVIPESTARVRADQIAPPTEPIPVLR; encoded by the coding sequence ATGGCTGAGATGGCCTCGGCGCGCATCGCCGAGTACTCGCACCCGAGTCATCTGCTCGTCCACCTGAGCGACACGCACCTGCGCGCTCAGGGCGGTGTGTTCGACATCGACGCCGCGGCGCACGTGCGGCGGATCCTCGATCAGGTCGAAGCGTCGGGCGCCCGGCCGGACGCGATCGTGTTCACCGGCGACCTCGTCGACCTGGGGGAGCGCGAGGCGTACGCGCAGCTGCGGGCGATCGTCGAGCCGGCCGCCCGCCGCCTCGGCGCGCGGCTGGTGTGGGTGATGGGCAACCACGACGACCGCGACGGCTTCCGCCGCGAGCTGCTGGGCGAGTCCGGCACCGACCCGGTCGACGCCGTCCACGACATCGACGGGCTGCGGCTGATCGTGCTCGACACCTCGGTGCCCGGCGCGCATCACGGCGAGGTGAGCGACGCGCAGCTGGAGTGGCTCGAGCTGGAGCTCGCGATCCCGGCGCCCCACGGCACGATCCTCGCGATGCACCACCCGCCGGTGCCCTGCGTGCTCGACCTGGCGACGGTCGTCGAGCTGCGCGATCAGCGCCGGCTGGCCCGGGTCCTGCGCGGCACGGACGTCCGCTCGATCCTCGCCGGTCACGTGCACTTCTCGACGACGGCGACGTTCGCGGGCATCCCCGTCTCCGTGGCCTCCTCGAGCTGCTACACGCAGGACCTCGGCGTCGCGGACGGCGGCATGGCCCCGCGCGACGGCGCGCAGTCCTACAACCTCGTGCACGTCTACGACGAGACCGTCGTCCACTCGGTCGTCCCGTTCAGCGACGCGCCCGCCGCGGAGTTCACGCCCGCGGCCGAGACGCGCCGGCGCCTGGCCGAGGCGGGCGTGGTGATCCCGGAGTCCACGGCCCGCGTCCGCGCCGACCAGATCGCGCCGCCGACGGAGCCGATCCCCGTCCTGCGCTGA
- a CDS encoding PadR family transcriptional regulator, whose protein sequence is MSVRQSLLAILDQGPCYGYQLRAEFERRTGATWPVNVGQIYNTLERLERDGLVSRDEADDQGHVFWRITADGRAAVAAWLSAPVVRAPGARDELAVKLALAATLPGVDAAEIIRTQRRAADAQLAALRDEGRSDASPDGPEALARSLVTDAMIFAAEAEVRWLDHAEQRLRAHPRHAFELALASERPRRGRPAKVRA, encoded by the coding sequence ATGTCGGTGCGTCAGAGCCTGCTCGCCATCCTCGACCAGGGGCCGTGCTACGGCTATCAGCTGCGGGCGGAGTTCGAGCGCCGCACGGGCGCGACGTGGCCGGTCAACGTGGGCCAGATCTACAACACCCTCGAGCGCCTCGAGCGCGACGGCCTGGTCAGCCGCGACGAGGCCGACGATCAGGGGCACGTCTTCTGGCGGATCACCGCCGACGGGCGGGCGGCCGTGGCGGCCTGGCTCTCGGCGCCCGTCGTCCGCGCGCCGGGCGCGCGCGACGAGCTGGCCGTCAAGCTCGCGCTCGCGGCGACGCTGCCGGGGGTCGACGCGGCCGAGATCATCCGGACGCAGCGCCGAGCCGCCGATGCCCAGCTGGCCGCGCTGCGCGACGAGGGCCGCAGCGACGCGTCGCCGGACGGCCCGGAGGCCCTGGCCCGCTCGCTCGTGACGGACGCGATGATCTTCGCCGCCGAGGCCGAGGTGCGCTGGCTGGATCACGCGGAGCAGCGGCTGCGCGCGCACCCGCGGCACGCGTTCGAGCTGGCGCTGGCGAGCGAGCGGCCCCGGCGGGGACGGCCCGCGAAGGTCCGCGCGTGA